From one Trachemys scripta elegans isolate TJP31775 chromosome 14, CAS_Tse_1.0, whole genome shotgun sequence genomic stretch:
- the LOC117886943 gene encoding E3 ubiquitin-protein ligase TRIM39-like produces MASAAIAGEIQDDAICSICLEYLTEPVTIVCGHNFCRACITPYCEEKGTGTPLTCPQCRAQFQKGEFKANTKLNNIVQKLKQLGLKPGKGQKEDLCERHEERLKLFCEDDGETICWVCEKSWDHKSHTVVPAEEAAQEYKVKLQGALGPLKKELEEALALTSKEEEKTTEWQRKVKNKREMIAGEFNRLHMLLREEKQLLLQRLEEEERETLQRLRENVTKLSRQSSSLQQLIAEIEEKCQQPVVELLKDVKSTLSRSENVKLQEPKAVSTDLKNVYKISLDMREALKRFIVDVTLDPDTANPWLNLSEDRKCVRLRSTRQDLPDNSERFDPCVCVLGTVGFTGGRRYWEVEVGDKTRWALGICRKSVRRKGLITPTPADGYWVVWLSAGEYKALTSPWVLPVSVRPSQVGIFLDYEAGEVSFYNVTDRSHLFTFIVTFSGMLHPFFCPSLSAGGKNAAPLIICPVPAQARAVPDSVTDFHYQSAWSIK; encoded by the exons ATGGCCTCCGCAGCTATAGCAGGGGAAATACAAGATGACGCCATTTGCTCCATCTGCCTGGAGTATCTGACAGAGCCGGTGACTATAGTGTGTGGGCACAACTTCTGCCGAGCCTGCATCACCCCGTACTGTGAGGAAAAGGGAACAGGGACACCCCTGACCTGTCCCCAGTGCAGAGCCCAGTTCCAGAAAGGGGAGTTCAAAGCCAATACCAAGCTGAACAACATCGTACAAAAGCTCAAACAATTGGGGTTAAAACCAGGAAAAGGGCAAAAGGAGGATCTGTGTGAGAGACACGAGGAACGTCTCAAACTCTTCTGTGAGGACGATGGAGAAACTATTTGCTGGGTGTGTGAGAAATCCTGGGACCACAAGTCTCACACGGTGGTTCCCGCTGAGGAGGCTGCCCAGGAGTACAAG GTGAAActccagggagccctgggccctctgAAGAAGGAGCTGGAAGAGGCCCTGGCTCTGACGTctaaagaggaggagaaaaccaCCGAGTGGCAG aggaaagtgaagaATAAGAGAGAGATGATTGCAGGTGAATTTAACAGACTGCACATGCTGCTGAGAGAGGAGAAGCAGCTGCTTCTGCAgagactggaggaggaggagagggagactcTGCAGAGACTAAGGGAAAATGTCACCAAACTCTCCCGGCAAAGctcctctctgcagcagctgATCGCAGAGATAGAGGAGAAGTGTCAGCAACCAGTTGTCGAGCTGCTAAAG GATGTGAAAAGcacattgagcag GAGTGAGAATGTGAAACTCCAGGAACCAAAAGCTGTTTCTACTGACCTGAAGAACGTGTATAAAATTTCCCTTGACATGAGGGAAGCACTGAAGAGATTCATAG tggacgtgactctggatccagacacggctAATCCCTGGCTCAACCTGTCTGAGGATCGGAAATGTGTGAGACTCAGAAGCACACGCCAGGATCTGCCTGACAATTCTGAGAGATTTGATCCTTGTGTCTGTGTCCTGGGCACTGTGGGGTTCACGGGCGGGAGGCgttactgggaggtggaggtgggagacaagACAAGGTGGGCTCTGGGGATTTGTAGGAAATCTGTGCGCAGGAAGGGACTGATCACACCCACACCGGCGGATGGATACTGGGTTGTGTGGCTGAGTGCTGGGGAATACAAGGCCCTTACCTCCCCCTGGGTCCTCCCTGTGAGCGTCAGGCCCAGCCAGGTGGGGATTTTCCTAGACTATGAGGCGGGTGAGGTCTCGTTTTACAATGTGACTGACAGATCCCATCTCTTCACTTTCATTGTCACCTTCTCCGGGATGCTCCACCCTTTCTTCTGTCCTAGTCTCAGTGCTGGGGGTAAAAACGCGGCTCCCCTGATAATCTGCCCGGTCCCAGCTCAGGCCAGAGCTGTCCCTGACAGTGTTACAGATTTTCattaccaatctgcctggagcATCAAGTGA
- the LOC117887012 gene encoding zinc finger protein RFP-like — translation MAAENPVESLQEEATCPVCLEYFTEPVTLECGHNFCRACISQCWEGSDTAASCPQCRETVQQRNLRPNRQLANMVEIAKRLNLQAAQGAGGDGVCGEHQEALKLFCEEDETPICVVCDRSRAHRAHTVIPIQEAAQEHKTPDEI, via the exons atggctgcagagaaCCCCGTGGAAAGTCTCCAGGAGGAAGCTACATGTCCCGTTTGTCTGGAGTATTTCACAGAACCTGTCACTCTGGAGTGTGGGCACAATTTCTGCCGAGCCTGCATcagccagtgctgggagggatcCGATACAGCTGcctcctgccctcagtgcagagaaactGTGCAACAGAGAAACCTCAGGCCCAACAGGCAGCTGGCAAATATGGTAGAAATCGCCAAGCGGCTGAATTTACAAGCagcacagggagcaggaggggatggggtgtgtggggaacaCCAGGAGGCTCTGAAACTGTTCTGTGAAGAGGATGAAACCCCCATCTGTGTGGTGTGCGACAGATCCCGGGCTCACCGTGCTCACACGGTGATTCCCATACAGGAGGCTGCCCAGGAGCACAAG ACCCCAGATGAGATCTGA